The Candidatus Bathyarchaeia archaeon genomic interval AAATATCTTTATAAAACCCCTTGAATGACGTTACAATGGAGGAAATTTAATGATTTCTGGATATGTTCTGATTAATGCAGAAAAGGGCAGAGCATTAAACCTCGTTGAAAAGCTTGTAAGGTTTAAAGGTGTAAAGTCCGCCTGTGCGGTCACGGGCGCGTATGACATTATAGCTACCTTCGAAGTAGAGAATGCCGCTGAGATAGGTCAGCTCGTCTGCAAAAGGATACAGGGTTTAAAGGAAGTTACATGCACTCAGACATTAGTCTGCTCCGAATGTAAAACCGTTTAGCAACTAGATTCCTCTATTGGTAACAGCGATTCAAGACTCGACGCCCTGACGATTACTGTAGCTGACGTCCCACAGATAATCATCTGATTCGATTGGCATTGAAAGTTCTATTAAAGCCGAGTAGAGAGGGGACCATAATAAGCTACTTAAACCCATCACAATTTCGGATAATAATAGAGATGAAAGGCAGATAAGCTACATTTTGACTTTCATACCAGAAGATTATGAGACACGTGGTTAAATATGGAGGGGCATATTCACTGTATATTATAGAATGGTTTGTTATGGGAATAGGCCTAATTTGAGTTGAGCTTCAGATAATCTTTCAAGGGCCAACATATATGCGGCTGTTCTCATGCTGACTTGATGTTTCCGTGAGAGGTCGAATACCTCGTGGAAGGCTTTCACCATTTTTTCCTCGAGGCGCTTGTTCACCGTTTCCAAAGGCCATCGATCCCGGTTGAGGTTTTGCACCCATTCGAAGTAGCTGACGGTGACGCCTCCCGCGTTGGCCAATATGTCGGGGACCA includes:
- a CDS encoding Lrp/AsnC ligand binding domain-containing protein; this encodes MISGYVLINAEKGRALNLVEKLVRFKGVKSACAVTGAYDIIATFEVENAAEIGQLVCKRIQGLKEVTCTQTLVCSECKTV